One Silene latifolia isolate original U9 population chromosome 4, ASM4854445v1, whole genome shotgun sequence DNA segment encodes these proteins:
- the LOC141651604 gene encoding F-box protein At5g07610-like: MEEPTSGEKVAGSEDLTAEIFIRLPANSLALCKWVSKQWLSLITSPTFIKKHTLTYPPLLSGLFLIPRQPGQSHKIHSLSLNQTKPSFPFVDFLNYRGLEIIHACKGLLICYSQSEMTHYVCNPTTRQLRQLPSCPYLRNDEFALNLVFNPLRSPNYKVVCLQKVDGQESNYKIAIYSSETGVWSLSEEPFFVPDDVEFKDGVSCNNAIHWLKNTVSGLYLDLNNTEMLQEMPELPRRDEVEVSQYKFKYFGKSKDYLFYIISRPLLNYYEIYQMKEDYSGWDLKSRLNLNVLVTKYPSIARHFGFHPLFSEYECDVLSVVHSGDEDEDLEVVLSIPGEVVTFNLKKKTSTEMHDPVFRPSDVTIWYKTHSVYEYFETLSLV; the protein is encoded by the coding sequence ATGGAGGAACCAACATCTGGTGAGAAAGTTGCAGGTAGTGAAGATTTAACAGCAGAAATATTCATCCGTTTGCCTGCAAATTCTCTCGCTCTATGTAAATGGGTGTCGAAACAATGGCTTTCTTTAATTACCAGTCCTACATTCATCAAAAAACACACCCTTACTTATCCGCCATTATTATCTGGCCTCTTCTTAATCCCTAGACAACCCGGCCAATCTCATAAAATTCATTCCCTTTCACTTAATCAAACAAAACCCAGTTTTCCATTTGTCGACTTCCTCAATTATCGAGGGTTAGAAATTATACATGCCTGCAAAGGACTGCTTATCTGTTATTCTCAATCTGAGATGACACATTACGTGTGCAATCCAACAACCCGCCAGCTCAGACAGCTTCCTAGCTGCCCGTATCTGAGAAATGATGAATTTGCGCTTAATTTAGTGTTTAACCCCCTGAGATCACCTAATTACAAGGTTGTCTGCCTGCAAAAGGTAGATGGGCAGGAGTCAAACTACAAGATAGCCATATATTCGTCTGAGACGGGTGTATGGAGTCTCTCTGAAGAGCCTTTTTTCGTCCCTGATGATGTGGAGTTCAAGGACGGTGTCTCCTGCAATAATGCAATTCACTGGCTGAAGAACACTGTCAGCGGACTGTACCTTGACTTGAATAATACAGAGATGCTACAAGAAATGCCAGAGCTTCCTAGAAGGGATGAGGTGGAAGTATCACAGTATAAATTTAAGTACTTTGGTAAATCCAAAGACTACTTGTTCTATATAATTTCGCGCCCTCTTCTAAACTATTACGAGATATACCAGATGAAGGAAGATTACTCGGGATGGGATCTGAAATCAAGGCTTAATCTCAATGTATTAGTCACTAAATATCCTTCTATAGCACGGCATTTCGGGTTTCATCCTTTATTTTCTGAATATGAGTGTGATGTCTTGAGTGTTGTTCATTCTGGGGACGAGGACGAAGATTTGGAAGTTGTGCTATCAATACCAGGGGAAGTTGTAACTTTTAATCTCAAGAAGAAAACCTCAACAGAGATGCATGATCCGGTGTTCCGTCCCTCTGATGTAACTATTTGGTATAAAACCCATTCAGTGTATGAATATTTTGAGACATTGTCTCTTGTTTAA
- the LOC141652272 gene encoding F-box protein At5g07610-like translates to MEVKAVVNVDYDDNDEYLSADESGIETEDLSAGDLSGGLYFSLPDINFDLDFGYQLTEPLFPTMSNQDFLRYYSLDPPSVSGLVLIPKQASENPPIEYVSLNNSQTSDFPDFSFLQELKLTILQSCNELLLCYSHASQSYYISNLATHQIDQLPSFPVMGNISTATVNLGFDPKISPNYKVISVQKLDPKLHQISIYSDQTRTWTISGKPFDAPGDMDFNEGVFCNGAIHWMRRTPKGLYFDVNTEILKEMPKPPVNKEHSLVSCEYFGGSYGRLYYGSSSPDLPYFELFEMKEDYSGWFLKTWIDLQVLAMDFPLIARRSKNPHPLFGRYEADIISVVQDQYYEDFEVILAIPGEVIAYNPVRKFATNLCDLRLSGDDRAVWYRIYSCYQVL, encoded by the coding sequence ATGGAGGTAAAGGCAGTTGTCAATGTCGactatgatgataatgatgagtACTTATCAGCTGACGAGAGCGGCATTGAGACAGAAGACTTATCAGCTGGAGACTTATCAGGTGGTCTTTACTTCTCTTTACCAGACATAAACTTCGATCTAGATTTCGGTTATCAACTGACAGAGCCTTTGTTCCCAACCATGTCCAATCAAGACTTCCTGAGGTATTACTCCCTTGACCCTCCCTCGGTATCTGGTCTTGTTTTGATCCCTAAACAGGCGTCTGAAAACCCGCCAATTGAGTATGTTTCACTCAACAATTCTCAAACTAGCGACTTCCCGGATTTTTCATTTCTTCAAGAATTGAAACTTACAATATTACAATCTTGTAATGAGCTATTACTTTGCTATTCCCATGCATCCCAATCGTATTACATTTCTAATCTCGCAACACACCAGATCGACCAGCTTCCTAGCTTTCCTGTCATGGGAAACATATCTACAGCCACTGTAAATTTGGGGTTTGATCCGAAAATTTCACCTAATTACAAAGTCATTTCTGTTCAAAAGCTAGACCCGAAACTTCATCAGATATCCATTTACTCGGATCAAACCCGTACGTGGACCATCTCAGGTAAGCCCTTTGACGCACCTGGTGACATGGACTTCAACGAGGGAGTCTTCTGCAATGGCGCAATTCACTGGATGAGACGCACACCAAAAGGGCTTTACTTTGATGTTAATACAGAGATCCTGAAAGAGATGCCTAAGCCTCCAGTTAATAAAGAACATTCCCTGGTCAGCTGCGAGTATTTTGGAGGGTCCTACGGCCGTCTTTACTATGGCAGCTCATCACCCGACCTGCCTTATTTCGAACTCTTTGAGATGAAAGAAGACTACAGTGGTTGGTTTCTGAAGACTTGGATTGATTTACAGGTCTTAGCAATGGATTTCCCCCTTATTGCTCGCAGATCCAAAAACCCACACCCTTTATTTGGACGTTATGAGGCTGACATTATATCAGTTGTACAAGACCAGTATTATGAAGATTTTGAGGTCATTCTCGCCATTCCCGGTGAAGTTATTGCCTATAACCCTGTTAGGAAATTCGCGACAAACTTGTGTGACTTAAGGCTAAGTGGAGATGACAGAGCCGTGTGGTATAGGATCTATTCTTGTTATCAGGTGCTATGA
- the LOC141653547 gene encoding zeatin O-glucosyltransferase-like, with protein sequence MRPLRLATVHLYGLLKELAVKYRRVKVIHDSLMASVVQDVKTISNAEVYTFHVTSAFTLFFNRWQSMADKPFQLDVEDIARRVPSNEGYNTTSDFTDFIISQTRLSLELASASINNTCRLIEDRFIDLFKNLPMNSKIRHFPLGPFNPIEKKINVIAEECNNRHRCLQWLDRQEINSVMYVSFGTLTSMTDEQIAEIAIGLDKSGQKFIWVLRFADKGDIFTHDETARQPKLLDKYHQRLKKRGLVVTEWVPQLDILAHPSIGGFMSHCGWGSCVESISMGVAIAAWPITSDQPKNAVLVTEVLGVGIVVREWEHRGTVVVSSTVENAIRKLMQTEEGKQIRKRATELGSRVRASCAKGGSSRLELDSFISHITRS encoded by the coding sequence ATGAGACCTCTTAGGCTAGCCACGGTCCATCTATACGGACTTTTGAAGGAGCTTGCAGTAAAGTACAGGAGAGTCAAGGTCATTCATGACAGTTTAATGGCTTCTGTGGTTCAAGATGTGAAAACTATTTCAAATGCAGAGGTTTACACTTTCCATGTTACATCTGCTTTCACGCTGTTTTTCAATAGATGGCAGTCTATGGCTGATAAACCATTTCAGCTCGATGTTGAGGACATTGCTAGACGTGTTCCATCTAATGAAGGGTACAATACGACATCTGACTTTACAGATTTTATAATCTCTCAGACTAGGTTGAGTTTGGAACTCGCATCCGCTTCAATCAATAACACCTGCAGGCTGATTGAAGACAGGTTCATCGACTTATTCAAAAACTTGCCCATGAATTCCAAGATCAGACACTTCCCTCTTGGACCTTTCAACCCGATAGAGAAGAAGATCAATGTTATTGCTGAAGAATGCAATAACAGACACAGATGCCTGCAATGGCTAGATCGGCAAGAGATTAACTCTGTAATGTATGTGTCTTTTGGTACACTTACCTCAATGACTGATGAGCAGATAGCAGAGATAGCAATTGGGTTGGATAAAAGTGGGCAAAAGTTCATATGGGTTCTTAGATTTGCTGATAAAGGCGATATTTTCACACATGATGAGACAGCAAGGCAGCCTAAGCTGCTAGACAAGTACCACCAGAGGTTGAAAAAACGAGGCTTAGTGGTGACAGAATGGGTCCCCCAGCTCGACATTCTTGCGCATCCATCAATTGGGGGGTTCATGAGTCACTGCGGATGGGGCTCATGCGTGGAAAGCATTAGCATGGGAGTAGCAATCGCAGCCTGGCCTATCACCTCTGACCAGCCAAAGAACGCGGTCCTAGTAACTGAGGTTCTTGGAGTTGGTATAGTTGTTCGTGAGTGGGAACACAGAGGTACAGTTGTGGTTTCGAGTACAGTTGAGAATGCAATTAGAAAATTGATGCAAACAGAAGAAGGAAAACAAATCAGGAAAAGAGCTACTGAATTAGGATCTCGTGTTAGAGCGTCATGTGCCAAAGGCGGTTCTTCCCGTTTAGAGTTGGATTCTTTCATATCTCACATAACTAGATCCTAG
- the LOC141653549 gene encoding formyltetrahydrofolate deformylase 2, mitochondrial-like isoform X1 translates to MNIFRRLSSQQQPNFSKLTKRSFNSCKSPADPSLVHGIHVFHCPDAVGIVAKLSECIASRGGNILGADVFVPENKPIFYSRSDFIFDPSKWPRTQMDADFLKLGAMFSAIKSVVRVPDLDPKYKIAVFASKQDHCLVDLLHAWQDKRLPVDITCVISNHHRDPDSHAMRFLERYQIPYHFLNTSAVNKREEEILDLVQDTDFLILARYMQIFSGNFLKKYGKDIINIHHGLLPSFKGGNPSRQAFDYGVKMIGATAHFVTEELDAGAIIEQIVERVSHRDNFQSFVQKSENLEKQCLAKAIKCYCELRVLPFLENKTVVF, encoded by the exons ATGAATATTTTTCGAAGATTATCATCACAACAACAACCCAACTTCTCTAAATTGACAAAGAGATCCTTCAACTCTTGTAAATCACCTGCAGACCCCTCTCTCGTTCATGGCATCCATGTCTTTCATTGCCCT GATGCAGTTGGGATAGTGGCCAAGTTATCAGAGTGTATTGCTTCAAGGGGTGGAAACATTCTTGGAGCTGATGTTTTTGTGCCTGAAAACAAGCCTATCTTTTATTCCAGAAG TGACTTTATTTTTGATCCATCCAAATGGCCAAGGACGCAAATGGATGCCGACTTCCTCAAACTTGGTGCAATGTTCAGTGCAATAAAATCAGTAGTTCGCGTGCCTGATCTGGATCCAAAATACAAAATTGCAGTTTTTGCTTCTAAGCAG GATCATTGTCTTGTTGATTTGCTACATGCATGGCAAGACAAAAGACTGCCTGTTGATATAACTTGTGTGATAAG CAATCATCATAGAGATCCAGACTCCCATGCGATGCGTTTTCTTGAGCGGTATCAGATTCCATATCATTTTCTAAACACTAGTGCTGTAAACAAAAGGGAAGAGGAGATCCTGGATTTAGTTCAGGATACAGATTTTCTAATACTTGCGAGGTACATGCAG ATATTTTCAGGGAATTTCTTGAAAAAGTATGGAAAGGACATAATTAACATTCATCACGGCCTTTTGCCATCATTCAAGGGTGGGAATCCTTCCAGACAG GCCTTTGATTATGGAGTGAAAATGATTGGTGCTACTGCTCACTTTGTGACCGAAGAACTTGATGCAGGAGCAATCATTGAACAAATA GTTGAGAGAGTTTCCCACAGAGATAACTTCCAGAGCTTTGTTCAGAAGTCGGAAAACCTTGAGAAACAATGTCTTGCCAAGGCGATAAAGTGTTACTGTGAGCTGCGGGTTTTACCTTTCCTGGAGAACAAGACTGTTGTATTCTGA
- the LOC141653549 gene encoding formyltetrahydrofolate deformylase 2, mitochondrial-like isoform X2, which yields MNIFRRLSSQQQPNFSKLTKRSFNSCKSPADPSLVHGIHVFHCPDAVGIVAKLSECIASRGGNILGADVFVPENKPIFYSRSDFIFDPSKWPRTQMDADFLKLGAMFSAIKSVVRVPDLDPKYKIAVFASKQDHCLVDLLHAWQDKRLPVDITCVISNHHRDPDSHAMRFLERYQIPYHFLNTSAVNKREEEILDLVQDTDFLILARYMQIFSGNFLKKYGKDIINIHHGLLPSFKGGNPSRQAFDYGVKMIGATAHFVTEELDAGAIIEQIVCL from the exons ATGAATATTTTTCGAAGATTATCATCACAACAACAACCCAACTTCTCTAAATTGACAAAGAGATCCTTCAACTCTTGTAAATCACCTGCAGACCCCTCTCTCGTTCATGGCATCCATGTCTTTCATTGCCCT GATGCAGTTGGGATAGTGGCCAAGTTATCAGAGTGTATTGCTTCAAGGGGTGGAAACATTCTTGGAGCTGATGTTTTTGTGCCTGAAAACAAGCCTATCTTTTATTCCAGAAG TGACTTTATTTTTGATCCATCCAAATGGCCAAGGACGCAAATGGATGCCGACTTCCTCAAACTTGGTGCAATGTTCAGTGCAATAAAATCAGTAGTTCGCGTGCCTGATCTGGATCCAAAATACAAAATTGCAGTTTTTGCTTCTAAGCAG GATCATTGTCTTGTTGATTTGCTACATGCATGGCAAGACAAAAGACTGCCTGTTGATATAACTTGTGTGATAAG CAATCATCATAGAGATCCAGACTCCCATGCGATGCGTTTTCTTGAGCGGTATCAGATTCCATATCATTTTCTAAACACTAGTGCTGTAAACAAAAGGGAAGAGGAGATCCTGGATTTAGTTCAGGATACAGATTTTCTAATACTTGCGAGGTACATGCAG ATATTTTCAGGGAATTTCTTGAAAAAGTATGGAAAGGACATAATTAACATTCATCACGGCCTTTTGCCATCATTCAAGGGTGGGAATCCTTCCAGACAG GCCTTTGATTATGGAGTGAAAATGATTGGTGCTACTGCTCACTTTGTGACCGAAGAACTTGATGCAGGAGCAATCATTGAACAAATAGTATGCCTTTAA